The uncultured Hyphomonas sp. genome includes a window with the following:
- a CDS encoding glutathione S-transferase family protein, translating to MIRLYHWNLDPAGRLVRLCLAEKGLGFETVESAPWSPHPDLKLLGPGAVAPALLQDGTGGRIVAVGTRAICEFLEESVEGQHLLPLHPGQRAEARRLWAWVEEGFEEVTDKLLTERVMQWVRRDRQPDSEKLRRGAHTLRGRLTFLNALVETHGFIAGRDLTLADLAAAAHLSACDYFGDVEWAAVPDLRTWYARLKSRPSFRPLLADRLDAVRPSPHYADLDF from the coding sequence ATGATCAGACTTTATCACTGGAACCTTGATCCGGCCGGACGGCTGGTCCGCCTTTGCCTCGCCGAGAAGGGGCTGGGATTTGAGACCGTGGAGTCCGCACCCTGGTCGCCGCATCCGGACCTGAAACTGCTCGGTCCCGGCGCTGTTGCCCCGGCGCTGTTACAGGATGGGACGGGCGGCCGTATCGTGGCGGTGGGGACGCGGGCAATCTGCGAATTCCTCGAGGAGTCGGTCGAAGGCCAGCACCTGCTGCCGCTGCATCCCGGCCAGAGGGCCGAAGCGCGGCGCCTCTGGGCCTGGGTCGAGGAGGGCTTCGAGGAGGTCACCGACAAGCTGCTGACCGAGCGGGTGATGCAGTGGGTCCGGCGTGACCGCCAGCCGGATTCCGAAAAGCTCCGCCGGGGTGCCCACACGCTGCGCGGGCGGCTGACCTTCCTGAATGCGCTGGTCGAGACGCATGGGTTCATTGCCGGGCGGGACCTGACGCTGGCAGACCTTGCGGCCGCGGCGCACCTCTCGGCCTGCGATTATTTCGGTGACGTGGAATGGGCCGCCGTGCCGGACCTGCGCACCTGGTATGCGCGGCTGAAATCACGGCCGAGCTTCCGTCCGCTGCTTGCCGACCGGCTGGATGCCGTGCGACCGTCTCCGCACTATGCCGACCTTGATTTCTGA
- the queG gene encoding tRNA epoxyqueuosine(34) reductase QueG, translating into MPTLISDPAGRAEFARQHALTLGFDAVGIARADEAWAASERLEAFVEAGHHGSMEWMETTLERRRTPVSMWEGAKSAITVALNYGPDHDPMETLKQREAGNISVYARGRDYHDTLKSRLKQLAREFVAKTGAEVKVFVDTAPLMEKPLAAKAGLGWQGKHTNLVSRELGSWFFLGVMLTDAELPPDTPETDHCGSCRNCLDICPTKAFPAPYQLDARRCISYLTIEHKGPIPEEFRAAMGNRIYGCDDCLAVCPWNKFASAASEAAFHARAELKLPGLDELAALDDATFREVFSGSPIKRIGRDRFVRNVCIAIGNSGASRFVPQLEGLTRDASALVRGAAAWALLQLDAERFSLARAQNASGETDPDVLREWNRGA; encoded by the coding sequence ATGCCGACCTTGATTTCTGATCCGGCGGGCCGCGCCGAATTTGCCAGACAGCACGCCCTGACGCTCGGCTTCGATGCGGTCGGCATTGCGCGGGCCGATGAAGCCTGGGCGGCGTCTGAGCGGCTGGAGGCGTTCGTCGAGGCCGGCCATCATGGCTCGATGGAGTGGATGGAGACGACGCTGGAACGGCGCCGCACACCGGTTTCTATGTGGGAGGGTGCAAAATCCGCCATCACCGTTGCCCTGAATTATGGTCCCGATCACGACCCGATGGAGACGCTGAAGCAGCGCGAGGCGGGGAACATCTCTGTCTATGCGCGGGGGAGGGATTATCACGATACGCTGAAATCCCGCCTGAAACAGCTCGCCCGGGAGTTCGTGGCGAAGACCGGCGCGGAGGTGAAAGTCTTTGTCGATACCGCCCCGCTAATGGAGAAGCCGCTGGCCGCGAAGGCCGGGCTTGGCTGGCAGGGCAAGCACACGAACCTTGTCAGCCGGGAGCTGGGCTCCTGGTTCTTCCTCGGCGTGATGCTGACCGATGCGGAACTCCCCCCTGATACGCCGGAGACAGACCATTGCGGCAGCTGCCGGAACTGCCTCGACATCTGTCCGACCAAGGCTTTCCCTGCGCCATACCAGCTCGATGCGCGGCGGTGCATTTCGTATCTCACCATCGAGCACAAAGGCCCGATCCCGGAGGAATTCCGCGCGGCGATGGGCAACCGGATATATGGCTGTGACGATTGTCTCGCCGTCTGCCCGTGGAACAAGTTCGCCAGCGCAGCCAGCGAAGCGGCCTTCCATGCGCGGGCCGAGCTGAAGCTGCCGGGCCTCGACGAACTCGCGGCACTGGACGATGCGACCTTCCGCGAAGTCTTCTCCGGATCGCCCATCAAGCGGATCGGGCGGGACCGGTTTGTGCGCAATGTCTGCATCGCGATTGGGAACTCCGGCGCCTCCCGGTTCGTTCCGCAGCTTGAAGGTCTGACGCGGGATGCGTCTGCGCTGGTGCGCGGGGCGGCTGCATGGGCCCTCTTGCAACTGGATGCGGAGCGGTTCTCTCTCGCGCGGGCGCAGAACGCGTCCGGGGAAACAGACCCCGATGTGCTGAGGGAATGGAACAGAGGCGCATGA
- the mtgA gene encoding monofunctional biosynthetic peptidoglycan transglycosylase has translation MKKKPPAKPPEKSQGRSLMTYLGWALKFALGLFVGVHIYALVLKAAPVPGTVLMMQRAIGGEQIKRNLVSIDDISPNLVLAVIAAEDTRFCQHTGVDPDAIEQAISDYKQGKGLRGASTITQQTAKNVFLWNGGGFARKAVEAWFATFIDGMWGKRRVMEVYLNVAEWGDGIFGAEAAARARFGKSAADLTEREAALLAAVLPSPNKWRLDPPGPYVSKRASTLQARMRVVRSEGLAACVLDGQAVRRSAPKRPAEPAPVAPQETRPEVQPETPAARPSLPDLPPPPEEGADDAQDGAVTETPDEFDNFLQDAEDRFREQETPPAPAPAADPAPEPDSTDPGEAPSSGPADLRPKPLEPE, from the coding sequence ATGAAGAAGAAGCCGCCAGCAAAGCCGCCAGAAAAGTCTCAGGGCCGCAGCCTGATGACCTATCTGGGCTGGGCCCTGAAATTCGCGCTCGGCCTGTTCGTGGGCGTGCATATCTATGCCCTCGTGCTGAAGGCGGCGCCGGTGCCCGGCACGGTGCTGATGATGCAGCGCGCGATTGGCGGCGAGCAGATCAAACGTAACCTGGTCTCCATCGACGATATTTCTCCCAATCTGGTCCTCGCGGTAATCGCGGCGGAGGACACGCGCTTCTGCCAGCATACCGGCGTTGACCCGGACGCGATCGAGCAGGCGATCAGCGACTACAAGCAGGGCAAGGGCCTGCGCGGGGCCTCTACCATCACCCAGCAGACGGCGAAAAACGTCTTCCTCTGGAATGGTGGCGGTTTTGCCCGCAAGGCGGTCGAGGCCTGGTTTGCGACATTCATCGACGGCATGTGGGGCAAGCGCCGGGTGATGGAGGTCTATCTGAACGTCGCCGAATGGGGCGACGGGATTTTCGGGGCCGAGGCCGCGGCGCGCGCCCGGTTCGGCAAGTCGGCGGCGGACCTGACAGAGCGCGAAGCGGCGCTGCTGGCGGCTGTCCTGCCGAGCCCGAACAAATGGCGCCTCGATCCGCCGGGGCCGTATGTCTCCAAACGCGCCAGCACGCTGCAGGCCCGTATGCGGGTGGTCCGTTCCGAAGGCCTCGCGGCCTGTGTGCTGGACGGGCAGGCGGTGCGCCGCTCTGCACCGAAACGTCCGGCAGAGCCGGCGCCTGTCGCGCCGCAGGAGACCCGCCCCGAGGTCCAGCCGGAAACGCCCGCTGCGCGGCCCTCCCTGCCGGACCTGCCGCCGCCACCGGAAGAGGGGGCTGATGACGCGCAGGATGGGGCGGTGACGGAGACGCCGGATGAGTTCGACAATTTCCTTCAGGATGCCGAGGACCGGTTCCGCGAGCAGGAGACACCGCCCGCGCCTGCACCTGCTGCAGACCCGGCCCCGGAACCGGACAGCACAGATCCGGGTGAAGCACCAAGTTCCGGCCCGGCCGACCTGCGCCCGAAGCCACTGGAGCCGGAATAG
- a CDS encoding SDR family NAD(P)-dependent oxidoreductase, giving the protein MGVLEGKVVLVTGGGNGIGKETALLAAKEGAKVVVNDLGGGLSGGDEGDAGPAEKVAAEIRAAGGEAVSNSESVTDMKAVEGMVEQAKDSFGALDAIINPAGILRDTMFHKMSESDWDAVIDVHLRGSFNVTRAAVELFREQEKGAFVLFTSTSGLIGNIGQANYAAAKMGIVGLSRIVAMEGARKNVRSNVIAPFAWTRMIASIPVKDEAGAQRVERMKNGMRADQVAQVAVALCADKAKDVSGQIFGVRGNEVVLFDQPRPVKSVARLEGWNPETLLDQCMPAMQADFTDLGATSSVFPYDPI; this is encoded by the coding sequence ATGGGCGTGCTTGAAGGCAAAGTGGTGCTGGTCACCGGCGGCGGTAACGGGATCGGCAAGGAAACGGCGCTGCTCGCCGCAAAAGAAGGCGCGAAAGTCGTGGTCAACGACCTTGGCGGCGGCCTCTCCGGCGGCGATGAGGGCGATGCCGGCCCGGCCGAGAAAGTGGCCGCCGAAATCCGCGCCGCCGGCGGCGAAGCGGTGTCGAACTCTGAAAGCGTGACCGACATGAAAGCCGTCGAAGGCATGGTCGAACAGGCGAAAGACTCGTTCGGCGCCCTCGACGCCATCATCAACCCGGCCGGCATCCTGCGGGACACGATGTTCCACAAGATGAGCGAAAGCGACTGGGACGCCGTGATCGACGTGCACCTGCGCGGCAGCTTCAACGTCACCCGCGCCGCGGTCGAACTGTTCCGGGAACAGGAAAAAGGCGCGTTCGTTCTCTTCACCTCCACTTCGGGCCTGATCGGCAATATCGGCCAGGCGAACTATGCCGCCGCCAAGATGGGCATTGTCGGCCTCAGCCGCATCGTCGCCATGGAAGGCGCGCGCAAGAATGTCCGCTCGAACGTCATCGCGCCCTTCGCCTGGACGCGCATGATCGCCTCCATCCCGGTGAAGGACGAGGCCGGCGCCCAGCGCGTCGAGCGGATGAAGAACGGCATGCGCGCCGACCAGGTCGCGCAGGTCGCTGTCGCCCTCTGCGCCGACAAGGCGAAAGACGTCTCCGGCCAGATCTTCGGCGTGCGCGGCAATGAAGTCGTCCTGTTCGACCAGCCGCGCCCGGTGAAATCCGTTGCGCGCCTGGAAGGCTGGAACCCGGAAACCCTGCTCGACCAGTGCATGCCGGCCATGCAGGCCGACTTCACCGACCTCGGCGCCACGTCCAGCGTCTTCCCATACGACCCGATCTGA
- a CDS encoding HAD-IA family hydrolase: MTKTFKAVIWDFGGVFTSSPFDAFARYEAEQGLPRNFIRTVNATNPLDNAWAKLEQSKVSGEEFDSLFREESKALGHEVPGADVLKLLSGSLRPRVVEALKVCKQHGKVGCITNNAPVGKGASMTNDAEKAAQLAHVFDQFDHLIESSKIGIRKPDPQIYKLMCEALDVAPEDCVYLDDLGINLKPARAMGMTTIKVLDEDQLLEDLKSATGYDVV, from the coding sequence ATGACAAAGACTTTCAAGGCCGTGATCTGGGATTTCGGGGGCGTTTTTACCTCCTCACCCTTCGATGCATTCGCCCGTTATGAAGCCGAGCAGGGGCTGCCCCGGAACTTTATCCGGACCGTCAACGCCACCAATCCGCTGGATAATGCCTGGGCCAAGCTCGAACAGAGCAAGGTGAGCGGCGAGGAATTCGACAGCCTGTTCCGGGAAGAGTCGAAGGCGCTGGGCCATGAAGTGCCGGGCGCCGACGTGCTGAAGCTTCTGTCCGGCAGCTTGCGTCCCCGCGTCGTGGAGGCGCTGAAGGTCTGCAAGCAGCACGGCAAGGTCGGCTGCATCACGAACAATGCGCCGGTCGGCAAGGGCGCCTCGATGACGAATGACGCCGAAAAGGCCGCCCAGCTCGCGCATGTGTTCGATCAGTTCGACCATCTGATCGAAAGCTCCAAGATCGGCATCCGCAAGCCGGACCCGCAGATCTACAAGCTGATGTGCGAGGCGCTGGATGTGGCGCCGGAAGACTGTGTCTATCTGGACGATCTCGGCATCAATCTGAAACCGGCCCGCGCCATGGGCATGACCACGATCAAGGTGCTGGACGAAGACCAGCTGCTCGAAGATCTCAAATCGGCGACGGGATATGACGTGGTCTAG
- a CDS encoding 4a-hydroxytetrahydrobiopterin dehydratase, with translation MMTKTIGADAAVLALKGWTKGEGERDEITRTFRFDDFKQAFAFMSAVALKAEQMDHHPEWSNVYNRVEVVLTTHDADGVTTRDLELAGYMDALAARLA, from the coding sequence ATGATGACCAAGACAATCGGTGCTGATGCGGCCGTGCTGGCCCTCAAGGGCTGGACGAAAGGCGAGGGCGAGCGCGACGAGATCACCCGCACGTTCCGCTTCGACGATTTCAAGCAGGCCTTCGCCTTCATGAGCGCCGTGGCCCTGAAGGCCGAGCAGATGGATCACCATCCTGAATGGTCGAATGTCTACAACCGTGTCGAGGTCGTGCTGACCACGCATGACGCGGACGGTGTCACGACGCGGGACCTGGAACTCGCCGGGTACATGGACGCGCTGGCGGCCCGGCTGGCCTGA
- a CDS encoding SDR family oxidoreductase translates to MGRVSGKMAFITGGAQGLGEATARMFAREGAKVTVTDINGAGAEAVAASINKEHGAGTAFAWQHDVTDGERWQEVLKGAYEAMGGLNVLVNNAGIGSLGSVEDESYETFKHVQTVDVDSIFLGCKYAIPMMRDHGLGSIINISSIAGIIASGNYVSYNTAKAAVRHISKSIALHCAKSTGGQIRCNSVHPVFINTPILDRTKEMFGEEEALAKLGRQIPLGKVGEPDDIAYAVLYLASDESKLVTGIELKVDGGISAM, encoded by the coding sequence ATGGGACGGGTTTCAGGCAAAATGGCATTCATCACCGGCGGCGCGCAGGGGCTGGGTGAAGCGACCGCCCGCATGTTCGCGCGCGAAGGGGCGAAGGTCACCGTGACCGACATCAATGGCGCAGGCGCCGAAGCCGTCGCGGCCTCCATCAATAAAGAACACGGCGCCGGAACGGCCTTTGCCTGGCAGCATGACGTCACCGATGGCGAGCGCTGGCAGGAAGTCCTGAAAGGCGCCTATGAGGCGATGGGCGGCCTGAACGTGCTGGTCAACAATGCCGGCATCGGTTCGCTCGGCTCTGTTGAAGACGAGAGCTACGAGACTTTCAAACACGTCCAGACCGTGGACGTGGATTCGATCTTCCTCGGTTGCAAATACGCCATCCCGATGATGCGCGATCATGGGCTCGGCTCGATCATCAACATCTCGTCCATCGCCGGCATCATCGCGAGCGGAAACTATGTGTCCTACAACACGGCCAAGGCGGCGGTGCGGCACATTTCGAAGTCGATCGCGCTGCATTGCGCCAAGTCGACCGGCGGCCAGATCCGCTGCAACTCGGTGCACCCGGTCTTCATCAATACGCCGATCCTGGACCGCACCAAGGAAATGTTCGGCGAGGAAGAAGCCCTTGCGAAACTCGGCCGCCAGATCCCGCTCGGCAAGGTCGGCGAGCCGGACGACATCGCCTATGCCGTGCTCTATCTCGCCTCGGACGAGTCGAAACTCGTCACCGGCATCGAGCTGAAGGTGGATGGCGGCATCTCTGCGATGTAG
- a CDS encoding VOC family protein, translated as MIGYVTLGTKDLARGAKFYDAIAKEMGVGRMMEDPQFIAWGEPGGAAGIGLTLPWDKNPASVGNGTMVALEAKSKEQVDRIYEIAIANGGTDEGAPGQRFENFYAGYFRDLDGNKLNAFFSG; from the coding sequence ATGATTGGATATGTAACTCTCGGCACGAAGGATCTGGCGCGCGGCGCGAAGTTCTATGATGCCATCGCAAAAGAGATGGGCGTCGGCCGGATGATGGAAGACCCGCAATTCATCGCCTGGGGCGAGCCCGGCGGTGCGGCGGGCATCGGCCTGACCCTTCCATGGGACAAGAACCCCGCGTCTGTCGGCAATGGCACGATGGTGGCGCTGGAAGCCAAGAGCAAGGAACAGGTCGACCGGATCTACGAAATTGCCATCGCCAATGGCGGCACGGATGAAGGCGCGCCGGGCCAGCGTTTCGAGAATTTCTATGCCGGATATTTCCGTGATCTCGACGGCAACAAGCTGAACGCATTCTTCTCCGGCTGA
- a CDS encoding MFS transporter: MDSDTPLLPLTRFQKMMIALGTVSMGAGMTINFVVVAPLAREAGLTEIEIAGILTFSSVLYTIFTPIWGRIADRVGRKRVMVFSLTAMGLANMAFLFALNAALAGLVTGITAFALLAFVRTWFGFLAPGLQPAAMAAMTDATTPATRAGGLGMLGAAMSLGSILGPAGAAVLARVGALAPLWGTIALNLIVAVLIAVALPPTRPLPHHHDRPPSLSMRDPRVLPHLVFLFVYFVAVGMIQQTIGWFIADRYEFTDTAAQTAKQAVVLYTGLTMACTSVAIIIVQFGYVSRRSPDPRRILPIGLGLLAIGYISADLFHPFWMVMVSFLIVGIGAALAVPSANALGSLSVGRSEQAGAAALLASAPPAGFVVGPLLGSVLYMTNPSLPFLAAAIVFSILSAYALLVTGRRPLSPG, from the coding sequence ATGGACTCCGATACCCCCCTGTTGCCGCTCACCCGGTTCCAGAAAATGATGATCGCGCTCGGCACCGTGTCCATGGGCGCGGGCATGACGATCAATTTTGTCGTCGTCGCCCCCCTCGCCCGCGAGGCCGGGCTGACCGAAATCGAGATTGCCGGCATCCTCACCTTCTCCTCGGTGCTCTACACGATCTTCACGCCCATCTGGGGCCGGATCGCCGACCGGGTCGGACGCAAGCGCGTCATGGTGTTTTCGCTGACCGCCATGGGCCTCGCCAATATGGCCTTCCTGTTTGCACTGAACGCCGCGCTGGCGGGCCTCGTTACCGGCATAACCGCCTTCGCCCTGCTGGCCTTTGTCAGAACATGGTTCGGCTTCCTCGCGCCCGGCCTTCAGCCTGCCGCGATGGCGGCCATGACGGACGCCACCACGCCTGCAACCCGCGCCGGCGGGCTCGGCATGCTGGGCGCTGCGATGAGCCTCGGCTCCATTCTCGGCCCGGCAGGTGCCGCCGTGCTCGCCCGGGTCGGGGCGCTGGCACCGCTCTGGGGCACGATCGCCCTCAACCTGATTGTTGCCGTCCTGATTGCCGTGGCCCTGCCCCCCACCCGGCCCCTGCCGCACCATCACGACCGGCCACCCTCGCTGTCGATGCGCGACCCCCGGGTCCTCCCGCATCTGGTCTTTCTGTTCGTCTATTTCGTCGCTGTCGGCATGATCCAGCAGACCATCGGCTGGTTCATCGCGGACCGCTATGAGTTCACCGACACCGCCGCCCAGACGGCCAAACAGGCTGTCGTGCTTTACACCGGCCTGACCATGGCGTGCACGTCGGTCGCCATCATCATTGTCCAGTTCGGCTATGTCTCCCGGCGCAGCCCGGACCCGCGGCGTATCCTGCCCATCGGCCTCGGCCTGCTGGCGATCGGCTATATTTCCGCTGACCTGTTCCATCCTTTCTGGATGGTGATGGTCAGCTTCCTCATTGTCGGGATCGGCGCAGCGCTGGCCGTGCCGTCGGCCAATGCCCTCGGCAGTCTTTCGGTCGGCCGCTCCGAACAGGCGGGGGCTGCGGCGCTGCTCGCTTCTGCCCCGCCTGCCGGATTTGTCGTCGGGCCCCTGCTCGGCTCGGTCCTCTACATGACCAATCCCAGCCTGCCCTTCCTGGCCGCCGCCATCGTCTTCAGCATACTGAGCGCCTATGCCCTGCTGGTAACCGGCAGGCGCCCGCTCAGTCCTGGATAA
- a CDS encoding YggT family protein, whose product MHSLLVAIYIYFLSPLLTLLLFLIFAYVIMSWLVAFGVVSMRNQTVRQIQYALDSVMLPMLRPIQRYVPPLGQLDLSVFLLALGIMFTKDWLLPTIINMTAPSIGY is encoded by the coding sequence ATGCATTCTCTTCTTGTGGCGATCTATATCTATTTCCTGAGCCCGCTTCTCACGCTGCTCCTGTTCCTGATCTTTGCTTATGTCATCATGAGCTGGCTGGTCGCCTTCGGCGTCGTGTCGATGCGCAACCAGACCGTCCGGCAGATCCAGTATGCGCTGGACAGCGTGATGCTGCCCATGCTGCGCCCGATCCAGCGCTATGTGCCTCCGCTTGGCCAGCTGGACCTCTCGGTCTTCCTGCTGGCGCTGGGCATCATGTTCACCAAGGACTGGCTGCTGCCCACGATCATCAACATGACGGCGCCTTCTATCGGATACTGA
- a CDS encoding DUF167 family protein, with translation MLHRLTVRVQPKASADRIEDWAEDDAGRKFLKVRVRAVPEDGKANSAVQKLVAKWLGLPKSAVRVVTGGKTRLKGLEIDGPPDLAARLSGDDS, from the coding sequence TTGCTGCATCGCCTTACCGTTCGCGTTCAGCCCAAGGCCTCGGCCGACCGGATCGAGGACTGGGCGGAAGACGATGCCGGGCGGAAATTCCTGAAAGTGCGGGTGCGCGCGGTGCCGGAGGACGGCAAGGCGAATAGTGCTGTCCAGAAACTGGTCGCCAAGTGGCTTGGCCTGCCGAAGTCTGCGGTCAGAGTCGTGACAGGCGGCAAGACTCGGCTAAAAGGCCTCGAAATAGATGGGCCGCCGGACCTCGCGGCTCGCTTAAGCGGGGACGATTCATGA
- the folD gene encoding bifunctional methylenetetrahydrofolate dehydrogenase/methenyltetrahydrofolate cyclohydrolase FolD yields MTAIRISGKDIAADVRAKVAAVVAGLPEKPSLAVILVGEDPASEVYVRGKLKDTEEAGMISVHHRLPATASQTEIEDLIASLNGDDSVDGILLQLPLPKGLDADAAIERIDPSKDVDGLTEVSAGRLSLGKPGLRSCTPSGCVIMAKRALGDDLSGKHVVVIGRSILVGKPAALLFLAENCTVTIAHSRTKDLPAVCREADILVPAVGRPQMVKGDWLKPGAMVIDVGINRIPAPEKGEGKTRLVGDADYDSCAEIAGHITPVPGGVGLMTRACLLVNTLYAACARRGWQTPEIG; encoded by the coding sequence ATGACCGCCATCCGGATCAGTGGAAAAGACATCGCGGCCGACGTGCGTGCCAAAGTGGCGGCCGTGGTCGCGGGCCTGCCGGAGAAACCCAGCCTGGCGGTGATCCTGGTCGGCGAAGACCCGGCCAGCGAAGTTTATGTCCGCGGCAAGCTGAAGGACACCGAAGAGGCCGGCATGATCTCGGTGCACCATCGCCTTCCGGCGACGGCCTCCCAGACCGAAATCGAAGACCTGATCGCCAGCCTCAATGGCGATGACTCCGTTGATGGCATCCTACTGCAGCTGCCGCTGCCGAAGGGCCTCGATGCGGATGCCGCGATCGAGCGGATCGACCCGTCCAAGGATGTCGACGGCCTGACGGAAGTCTCCGCCGGGCGCCTGTCGCTGGGCAAACCGGGGCTGCGCTCGTGCACGCCGTCCGGCTGTGTGATCATGGCGAAGCGTGCCCTCGGCGACGACCTCTCCGGCAAGCATGTCGTGGTGATCGGCCGCTCGATCCTCGTCGGCAAACCGGCCGCGCTCCTGTTCCTGGCCGAGAACTGCACCGTCACCATCGCTCATTCGCGCACGAAAGACCTGCCGGCGGTGTGCCGCGAGGCCGATATTCTCGTGCCGGCGGTGGGGCGCCCGCAAATGGTGAAAGGCGACTGGCTGAAGCCCGGCGCCATGGTCATCGATGTCGGCATCAACCGTATTCCCGCCCCCGAGAAAGGGGAGGGCAAGACGCGCCTCGTCGGCGATGCGGACTATGACAGCTGCGCGGAAATTGCCGGGCACATTACGCCGGTGCCGGGCGGGGTGGGCCTGATGACGCGGGCCTGTCTGCTGGTGAATACGCTGTATGCGGCCTGTGCGCGGCGTGGCTGGCAGACACCGGAAATCGGATGA
- a CDS encoding HNH endonuclease signature motif containing protein encodes MSQPYAPTETPLFKALWEAQEGRCALCGQSMPSNRFDLAHSTLWKHQRPTYDHIIAVARGGPDTADNLQLAHARCNKVKGMGNVRPPLRKD; translated from the coding sequence ATGAGCCAGCCTTACGCCCCGACCGAGACGCCGCTGTTCAAGGCCTTGTGGGAAGCCCAGGAAGGGCGCTGCGCCCTGTGCGGGCAGTCGATGCCGTCCAACCGGTTCGACCTGGCCCACTCCACGCTCTGGAAACACCAGCGCCCGACTTATGACCATATCATCGCGGTTGCCCGCGGCGGGCCGGATACGGCCGACAATCTCCAGCTGGCGCATGCGCGCTGCAACAAGGTGAAGGGCATGGGCAATGTCCGCCCGCCCCTCCGGAAAGACTAG
- a CDS encoding organic hydroperoxide resistance protein yields the protein MTTLYSTKVTAVGGRAGAIKSDDGLLELPLALPKALGGKGDATNPEQLFAGGYAACFENAVIHVTRASDTRVKDDDIVVVATVGMEPNGNQGFALTVALDVTITGVDQSKAEEIVAKAHAACPYSNAVKGNIDVEITVTTN from the coding sequence ATGACGACATTGTACAGCACGAAGGTGACGGCGGTCGGCGGCCGCGCCGGCGCAATCAAGAGCGATGATGGCTTGCTTGAACTGCCGCTGGCGCTCCCAAAGGCGCTTGGCGGCAAGGGCGATGCGACCAACCCCGAACAGCTCTTCGCGGGTGGCTATGCGGCCTGTTTTGAAAATGCCGTCATCCATGTCACGCGCGCATCCGACACAAGGGTGAAGGACGACGATATTGTCGTCGTGGCGACTGTGGGAATGGAACCGAATGGCAATCAGGGCTTCGCATTGACTGTGGCGCTGGACGTGACGATCACGGGCGTCGACCAGTCAAAGGCGGAAGAGATTGTTGCCAAGGCGCATGCGGCCTGCCCGTATTCGAATGCGGTCAAAGGCAATATCGATGTTGAGATAACGGTGACAACGAACTGA
- a CDS encoding MarR family transcriptional regulator — translation MDLADNDDPLDLDRQVCFPLYAASNLLNRLYRPILSELGLTYPQYLVMLVLWKQAPQTVGSLGDMLFLDSGTLTPLLKRMEAGGLITRTRDPEDERRVLIGLTQKGRDLRASAVHVPEALGEGLDIAPGEVIELRDQVRSLIASLHKPSRETS, via the coding sequence ATGGACCTGGCTGACAATGACGATCCGCTCGATCTCGACAGGCAGGTCTGTTTTCCGCTCTATGCTGCGTCGAACCTGCTGAACCGGCTGTACCGGCCGATCCTGTCCGAACTCGGCCTTACCTATCCGCAATATCTGGTCATGCTGGTGCTCTGGAAGCAGGCGCCACAAACCGTCGGATCGCTGGGAGACATGCTCTTCCTCGACAGCGGAACACTGACGCCCCTGCTGAAGCGCATGGAAGCCGGCGGTCTGATTACCCGGACCCGGGACCCGGAGGACGAGCGGCGTGTCCTGATCGGTCTGACGCAGAAGGGCCGCGATTTGCGCGCATCTGCCGTCCACGTCCCCGAAGCGCTGGGGGAGGGTCTCGACATCGCCCCCGGGGAAGTCATCGAGCTTCGTGATCAGGTGCGCAGCCTGATCGCGTCCCTGCACAAGCCGTCCCGCGAAACCTCATGA